The nucleotide window TATGTTTTTTTCTATAATTTAAGTTGGTGTAACCTAATGCATTAACATattaggattaggatcaaatacaaaggatcctaattgtaagaagtgtaagaaagatttatagagtgacaaatgtccaataacctaaaaaaacccactacaaaaaaaaacccactaaaaaaaaaaccttaaacatccaccaacccccccccccccacatcacccaccctaaaaaaaaaattttttttttttttttttttgccgagggggtgtgggtttaggtttaggtttttgggtgggggtgggggtgggggtgggggtgggtgtttagttttttttagattttttttaggtttttgggggtgggggttaggtttttttaggtttttgggggtgggggttaggttttttggtgaggtatagtttttttttttgtttttttttgccggggggggggggggggggggttaggtttttgggtggtggtggggtggggtgggggtgggtgtttaggtttgtggtggtgatgtagtgggtttagttttaggttattggacacttgtcactctataaatctttcttacacttcttataaTTAGAAGACCCTAACATATTATATGTTTAAAAGAAATAGAATATTTTacattttgtatgttttttacaAGTCAAAAAAGGAAACAATACTTATGAAACCATCACtcttatattatatatagaatTGGGTATAAACCCACAATAATCTCTATCATTTTCATGTAATGCAATATGATTTAAATTACCATTGATATAAATATTTGATGGGCTAAATAAATAATTTCAGTTTAATTAAATACACAGATCTAGgtaaatgctttataatataaataaatgGGCAATTAATATATTATCATGGATCTCAATAGAAGCAATGTCCACATGGTGGAGAATGAGAtaaatgttttataaaatcatGTGTCGGATCTTGAACAAATGACAATGATGATACTTTAGTTCAACAGAAAATCATCTAGCCCAAATATGATAGAAATAAGATTCAATTTAAATTAACAAGTTTAAAAGTTTATGACGTCACAAGTatcttgtaaaaaaaattaacataaagtagaattaaaaaaaaaaaatcatataaagaTATATCGAATCAccagtatatatatatttaccttAAAATTTGAACATCAAGCGACCATGGAAAATGAATTAGATATACAAAAGCATACACTCCAGATCTTATTATTTTTCAgatctcatcatcatcatcatcatcaatgtGGAGTCTTGACCTTGTATGTGAAAATTGCAAGGTTTTCGTTGCCGGATAATACTTTAGAGTTGGATATATTAATATGACATCTCGTACGCCTCGTGATCTGGGGTTTTGTACATAAATCCTGAGTCGTCACTGGATCGCCTCTTCACCACACTTGCCCTTTGCATTAGCCGAACCAACGCTTGCACAACTTCAGACATGGGAGGCCGGAACTCTGGTTCAGGCTGTATAAAACACCAGAATCATCATGTCTTTTGTTCTCATTTATCCAGCTTAATTTGCCACATGAAAAATCGTTATCACCCTCACAAACAATTTGTTTCCACGAATTTTTGTATCATTGAAATTCGTCTTGAAGGGTAGTTTTAGATTATTTGATGATCAGTAGACATTTTATTTAGGGCCTATGACAACAATTTCAATCAAAGTATGTACATTTCGAAACAAAATTTTACCTGAACACAAAGGGCGATGATGTCAGCAAAGCGAGATAAAGACTTGGCAGGATACATGCCATTCAATGTAGGATCAACCATTTTGGCCAATGAATCAATATCATGGAGTTGAGGGGTGGCCCATCTTACAAGTGATTGTTCAGATCTCACTCTTGAACTACATACCAGGAAATAAATTGATATCTTGAATATGGAAAAAAaaaaagtatgatttttttttaatcgACGGTTTACCTATCTAGTGGCTTCCGACCAGTCAACAGCTCCAACATCACCACTCCAAAGCTATAAACATCACTTTTTACAGTGTATATGCCAGACAATGCGAACTCAGGAGCACTATAACCAAATGAGCCAACCAACTGTGTCGCCACCTGTACAAATTTTAACACACTTGCTCAAATTCCAACATCATTACTCATCGAACAGTATGAGATCAAACTTACCTCTCGCTCTGTGTTTGGAGTGAGGGCAGCTAAACCACAGTCTGATAAATGAGGATTGAGTTCTTCATCAAGTAATATATTTGCTGACTTTAAGTTTCTATGTACAACAGACGGTAGGCAAACTTCATGCAAATACCTGCCAAGAAAAAAGGGCTTCTGTAAACCaagaataataaaaaaaaaaaagattaatttttatttttgtattgcATTGATGGTGACATACTCTAGAGCTCGAGCAGTGCCAAGTGCTACCTTAACACGTGCATTCCATGTTAAGGTTTTGCTCGTATCATCAGCAAAATGCAGCAAATCTTGCAAGCTGCCATTTGCAATGTAATCATAAACCAAAAGACGCTGCCCGTGCTCTACACAATATCCAGCCAACGGAACTATGTTTGGGTGCCTTAAGCGTGACATGTTAGATACAACTTCAACAAAATTATCTTCTTCTTGAAGTGATAATGCTGCATTATCTATCTTCTTAACAGCCATCATCTAGGACAAAACAAGCGTATAAGTTTGAATATCCGCTAACGATCTTTAGATGAACATGAATGTACCTTTCCATTGGAGAAATCTGCTTTATAAACACGACCTAAAGAACCTTCACCGATTATATTGTCTTGAGAGAAGCTGTTAGTTGCCGTTTGAAGAGTTGCAACGGTGTAGGAACTAGTAGTTATAGTGGATTTCACTCTCTTAGTGGATCCACTTTTCCCTTTTTCAAATGTGGAGTTTTCTGTTGGTGGGGGTGGGGGCTTCAAATCAATTACGCTGGCTGCGGGTGTCGCCCTCTGCTCTTGCATTTCTGCATTAACTGCAACTTCGTCTTTATACAATCAGCATAATTATGCCCTTTTTTGTTAATAAGCATACCTATGCATATAAAAAAGATCAAAAAAGATGAGCTGAACCTTTCTCGTCAATAATAGGAGGATTTACGGTGGAAGTTCTTCTGACATTTTCCATCCTTTTCCCTTTTTGAAGGCAGAAAATAAGAACAAGAACCGTAAAAAGTATCACAAATCCCGAACCCAAACTTATGCCTAAAATAGCTCCAGTGCTCAGCTTCTTTCCACTGCTTGTATTTGACGATGGCTCATCAGGGCCTGAATGTGTACGTGACGGAGGAGAATGGCTCCGGTTATTACGAGCTTTTCCAGGAGGAGGGGAGGTgtatggtggtggaggtggtgcagGGCCATTATCAAACGAATTTCCATCATATCTGTTTATTTTAAGAGACAAAATAAATGCATATTGTAAGACAAATACTCGTATAAATATCACATGATAGCTTACATGAAAGCAGGCACCGAAAGAAGCTCCTTTGGTATCCATCCAGTGAAACGGTTGTTTGCAATATTTCTGTGATAAAGAAAAAGGAATAAGATGACCGCCACAAATCAAGATGAACGTTGTACATGAGAATTCAAACTTACACATCAGTCAAAGGAAGAGCAGCTAGGGAATTTAAAGAACCTGTTAATTGATTGTTCTGTACATGACTGTCAGAAACGAAAGCATTATTACAATTCCTGACAAAACAATACAATAGTTTAGTAACGAGTATTTCCGAGAAACAGGCTTACAATGTTGAAATGCTTGACAACGAACTCAGAGAATTCGGAAGATCCCCTGTGAGGTTGTTATATGAGAGATCCCTACATCAACATGTAGCAAGTTAAAATAGTGGTAAACCGAATATAGTATTGAGGTTATTTGAATTAAAACTTACAAGGTAGTGAGACTAGTTAGATTATTAAATATATCTCCCATATTCTGAGCAAGCAAATTGCGACTAAGGTTCCTGGAAGCAAAAAGATACAGGGATTAAGAATTACGTAAAATAGCCAGACGCATGAAATTTGGTGTGGCTCTCACATGTAATTCAGATTATACATCAGCGAGATGGAATATGGAATATTCCCACTTAAATTGTTGTTTGCAAGATTTCTGCAaggttgaaaaatgaaaatgcATATCATCAGCAAGCGTCCGTCGGTCGGTCAGATAGATGGAATAACAAACAAACAATACAGAAGGGTGAAATATTACAGGGTAGTAAGATTTGGCGGTAGCTGATAGGGGAGTGCGTCATGAATGTTGTTTCCACTTAAatccctaattaaaacagaagccATAATTAAGGATGAGATAATGTTGTGAAATTAGCTAGAGATGTTACTCTTGCATACTTACAATGTTTTGAGTGAGGTGAGGCTTGATAAGGAGTATCCCAATGTCCCATCAATTCCTAAATCAGGAAGTTGACTGTGAGGCCAAAAACATTAATGAATCTgattaataattattgtttttgcaGATAATAAGATTGAAAGCAGAATGTGGAATGGTAGTGTGCAGAAAGGTTTAGATGATGAAATGAACTCACTCACATAGAAACAACAGAAGTGGCATCACATGTAATCCCTCTCCATGACTCGGTGCATGGGTCGCCATTATTAGCTTTCCAATTTGTTAGTCGTGCATCACTGTTCAAAGAAGTGTAGAGAACCTGTAGCGCTTGAActgaaacaaaacaaaataacaaCTTTTATGTCCTTCCTACACAAAGCAAAGCAAAGCAGCATGATTGATTTCTATACCTGATGACAAACTTTAAGATTATAATTCATTAAATCAGAGGTGTAAAACCAAAAGCATAGAATCCTAAACCAAAATTAATCACATAATAATAAGGATTTTAAATTTCAGTTACCATCAAAATGCATCAATCGTTCTTGGGGGTGGGGGGGAAGCCGGAAGTGGACACATTTTCATCACTTGGAGGTTCAAACATGCAGTTGATTTGAATATGGTATGGTATGGAAAATTAGGCTCTGTTTGTTTAACTTTAATATATATACCGGAAAAACATTAACGGGTAATTGGTATTAAGTTGAAGTAAAAAAATGCAGTAGCTTTTAATCCTAACATTTTGTAATGAATGAGAGGCACAGAAACCCAGCTGGTAACTTCCATCAATACTAAACTTCCAACTCAAAAATaacatgagagagagagagagagagatgcgTTACCGTCGGATGGATCAGTATTTCCGTGAACACAAGTCAATGAAAGGAAGATCACCAGCAGCAGCAGAAAGTGATTTGTCCTCATTTTAGGCAGAGTTTGACCTAGACCAACAAGATCAATGAAGAAAAAGGACCATTTAGAGAGAGAAgcttaaaaataataataatgaagagagaggagagagtggAGTAGAagaacatacatacatacagggAAGGAACGAAGGAAGGAAGGTGTCGGGGAACTAACGCAAATAGACCATCGTATCATTCATTACTTACAAGCAAGTAGTTTACAACACAAATAAATATTTGGAGGGTAATCAAGTTAAATGGGATCAAAACTGGGCTCGGGTCAGTTGGGCCTGAATTGCAGCAGTTGGCAGCCCTTATGCAGGTTTTATCTTCTGTTTCCTTCTCGCAAAAGCAAGATGTTTGGGTTTGGAAAGGGTCGGATTCGGATCCTCTTTCAGTTGCGGGGTTACGGGCCAAAATTCATGACTTTAATAGTCAAAATTGTAGCCGGTGGCCGTATTGGAATTCTTGGGTCCCCCCAAAAATGAATATATTTTTTTGGAGGGCATCCATGAATCGGATTCCATCCAAGACGGAGCTTTCGTATAGAGGCGTTGTGTTGGGAGATGTGTTATGTTCCAGGTGCGCTATAAGAGAAGAGACAGTTAATCACATTTTGTGGGATTGCTTATTTGCAAAATCAGTTTGGTGGTCAATTTTCAATTGGATAAAGCTTCCTTTTCCGGATAAGCCGACTACGGTTCAAGAGATTTTGGCGAATGCGGTTGAGACGAATGGATCAAAGACTTGGAAGAAATTAATAGGGGTC belongs to Helianthus annuus cultivar XRQ/B chromosome 5, HanXRQr2.0-SUNRISE, whole genome shotgun sequence and includes:
- the LOC110939606 gene encoding protein STRUBBELIG-RECEPTOR FAMILY 8 isoform X3, which translates into the protein MRTNHFLLLLVIFLSLTCVHGNTDPSDVQALQVLYTSLNSDARLTNWKANNGDPCTESWRGITCDATSVVSIQLPDLGIDGTLGYSLSSLTSLKTLDLSGNNIHDALPYQLPPNLTTLNLANNNLSGNIPYSISLMYNLNYMNLSRNLLAQNMGDIFNNLTSLTTLDLSYNNLTGDLPNSLSSLSSISTFHVQNNQLTGSLNSLAALPLTDVNIANNRFTGWIPKELLSVPAFIYDGNSFDNGPAPPPPPYTSPPPGKARNNRSHSPPSRTHSGPDEPSSNTSSGKKLSTGAILGISLGSGFVILFTVLVLIFCLQKGKRMENVRRTSTVNPPIIDEKVNAEMQEQRATPAASVIDLKPPPPPTENSTFEKGKSGSTKRVKSTITTSSYTVATLQTATNSFSQDNIIGEGSLGRVYKADFSNGKMMAVKKIDNAALSLQEEDNFVEVVSNMSRLRHPNIVPLAGYCVEHGQRLLVYDYIANGSLQDLLHFADDTSKTLTWNARVKVALGTARALEYLHEVCLPSVVHRNLKSANILLDEELNPHLSDCGLAALTPNTEREVATQLVGSFGYSAPEFALSGIYTVKSDVYSFGVVMLELLTGRKPLDSSRVRSEQSLVRWATPQLHDIDSLAKMVDPTLNGMYPAKSLSRFADIIALCVQPEPEFRPPMSEVVQALVRLMQRASVVKRRSSDDSGFMYKTPDHEAYEMSY
- the LOC110939606 gene encoding protein STRUBBELIG-RECEPTOR FAMILY 8 isoform X1 is translated as MIRWSICVSSPTPSFLRSFPVCQTLPKMRTNHFLLLLVIFLSLTCVHGNTDPSDVQALQVLYTSLNSDARLTNWKANNGDPCTESWRGITCDATSVVSIQLPDLGIDGTLGYSLSSLTSLKTLDLSGNNIHDALPYQLPPNLTTLNLANNNLSGNIPYSISLMYNLNYMNLSRNLLAQNMGDIFNNLTSLTTLDLSYNNLTGDLPNSLSSLSSISTFHVQNNQLTGSLNSLAALPLTDVNIANNRFTGWIPKELLSVPAFIYDGNSFDNGPAPPPPPYTSPPPGKARNNRSHSPPSRTHSGPDEPSSNTSSGKKLSTGAILGISLGSGFVILFTVLVLIFCLQKGKRMENVRRTSTVNPPIIDEKDEVAVNAEMQEQRATPAASVIDLKPPPPPTENSTFEKGKSGSTKRVKSTITTSSYTVATLQTATNSFSQDNIIGEGSLGRVYKADFSNGKMMAVKKIDNAALSLQEEDNFVEVVSNMSRLRHPNIVPLAGYCVEHGQRLLVYDYIANGSLQDLLHFADDTSKTLTWNARVKVALGTARALEYLHEVCLPSVVHRNLKSANILLDEELNPHLSDCGLAALTPNTEREVATQLVGSFGYSAPEFALSGIYTVKSDVYSFGVVMLELLTGRKPLDSSRVRSEQSLVRWATPQLHDIDSLAKMVDPTLNGMYPAKSLSRFADIIALCVQPEPEFRPPMSEVVQALVRLMQRASVVKRRSSDDSGFMYKTPDHEAYEMSY
- the LOC110939606 gene encoding protein STRUBBELIG-RECEPTOR FAMILY 8 isoform X2, producing the protein MIRWSICVSSPTPSFLRSFPVCQTLPKMRTNHFLLLLVIFLSLTCVHGNTDPSDVQALQVLYTSLNSDARLTNWKANNGDPCTESWRGITCDATSVVSIQLPDLGIDGTLGYSLSSLTSLKTLDLSGNNIHDALPYQLPPNLTTLNLANNNLSGNIPYSISLMYNLNYMNLSRNLLAQNMGDIFNNLTSLTTLDLSYNNLTGDLPNSLSSLSSISTFHVQNNQLTGSLNSLAALPLTDVNIANNRFTGWIPKELLSVPAFIYDGNSFDNGPAPPPPPYTSPPPGKARNNRSHSPPSRTHSGPDEPSSNTSSGKKLSTGAILGISLGSGFVILFTVLVLIFCLQKGKRMENVRRTSTVNPPIIDEKVNAEMQEQRATPAASVIDLKPPPPPTENSTFEKGKSGSTKRVKSTITTSSYTVATLQTATNSFSQDNIIGEGSLGRVYKADFSNGKMMAVKKIDNAALSLQEEDNFVEVVSNMSRLRHPNIVPLAGYCVEHGQRLLVYDYIANGSLQDLLHFADDTSKTLTWNARVKVALGTARALEYLHEVCLPSVVHRNLKSANILLDEELNPHLSDCGLAALTPNTEREVATQLVGSFGYSAPEFALSGIYTVKSDVYSFGVVMLELLTGRKPLDSSRVRSEQSLVRWATPQLHDIDSLAKMVDPTLNGMYPAKSLSRFADIIALCVQPEPEFRPPMSEVVQALVRLMQRASVVKRRSSDDSGFMYKTPDHEAYEMSY